Proteins encoded together in one Neobacillus sp. FSL H8-0543 window:
- a CDS encoding DUF2529 domain-containing protein has protein sequence MLKMFTTQLTGLFKRIEEKEEFSFEDGARLLAQAPVGDGSIYIFGTNEMKAIAHEALEGAEPFANAKLFTAIDELTIADRVLLFTRTSSDKKAIELAAQLQEKEVPFVAVSTDTDGQLTGLADVHINLRLTKALLPDDSGNRYGYPSLMAALFVYYGLKFTIDEILAEYDE, from the coding sequence TTGTTAAAAATGTTTACAACCCAGTTGACCGGTTTGTTTAAGAGAATTGAAGAGAAAGAGGAATTTTCCTTTGAGGATGGTGCACGTTTGCTTGCGCAGGCACCCGTTGGCGATGGAAGTATTTATATTTTTGGCACGAACGAAATGAAGGCTATTGCGCATGAAGCATTAGAAGGTGCTGAGCCGTTTGCAAACGCGAAGCTCTTTACTGCAATTGATGAGTTAACGATAGCTGACAGAGTGCTGCTGTTCACAAGGACGTCCAGTGATAAGAAGGCGATAGAACTTGCAGCTCAGCTTCAGGAAAAAGAAGTGCCGTTTGTTGCAGTATCTACGGATACGGATGGACAGTTAACCGGGCTTGCGGATGTCCACATTAATTTGCGGTTGACGAAGGCCTTGCTCCCGGATGATAGCGGGAATCGTTATGGCTATCCTTCATTAATGGCAGCCTTGTTTGTCTATTATGGATTAAAATTTACGATTGATGAGATTTTAGCAGAGTATGATGAGTAA
- a CDS encoding CTP synthase: MTKYIFVTGGVVSSLGKGITAASLGRLLKNRGLSVTIQKCDPYINVDPGTMSPYQHGEVFVTDDGAETDLDLGHYERFIDINLNKYSNVTTGRIYSTVLRKERRGEYLGGTVQVIPHITNEIKERIFRAGNETKADVIITEIGGTVGDIESLPFLEAIRQIKSDVGADNVMYIHCTLIPYIKAAGEMKTKPTQHSVKELRSLGIQPNIIVVRNEMPVSQDMKDKIALFCDIDANSVIECMDADTLYSIPLALQEQHMDQIVCDHLKLVTPEAEMTEWTALVDRVKNLSKKTRIGLVGKYVELQDAYISVVEAMKHAGYTFDTDVEIKWINAEHVTAENVDELLRDVDGILVPGGFGDRGIEGKIHATRYARETKRPFLGICLGMQLATIEFARNVLGYEGAHSTEFDPNTKFPMIDLLPEQKDIEDLGGTLRLGLYPCRIIEGTKAFEAYHDEVVYERHRHRYEFNNFYRQEMENAGFIFSGTSPDGRLVEIIELKDHPWFVASQFHPEFVSRPTRPQPLFRDFIKATIQK; this comes from the coding sequence ATGACAAAGTATATTTTTGTAACAGGCGGAGTGGTTTCATCCCTAGGAAAAGGGATTACTGCTGCTTCTTTAGGAAGGTTATTGAAAAATCGCGGACTTAGCGTAACCATTCAGAAATGTGATCCATACATCAACGTTGATCCGGGAACGATGAGCCCTTACCAGCATGGGGAAGTGTTCGTTACCGACGATGGTGCGGAGACGGATTTGGACTTAGGTCATTACGAGCGGTTTATTGATATTAATTTGAACAAGTATAGCAACGTAACGACAGGTAGAATCTATTCTACTGTGTTAAGAAAAGAGCGCCGCGGTGAATACTTAGGCGGAACGGTTCAGGTTATTCCGCATATCACAAATGAAATTAAGGAACGAATTTTCCGTGCCGGAAATGAAACGAAGGCAGACGTGATCATAACGGAAATTGGCGGGACAGTCGGTGACATTGAATCACTGCCATTCCTGGAAGCGATTCGCCAAATAAAAAGTGATGTCGGCGCTGATAATGTGATGTACATTCACTGTACGTTAATTCCTTACATTAAAGCAGCCGGCGAAATGAAGACTAAACCAACACAGCACAGTGTTAAAGAGTTGCGTAGCCTTGGTATTCAGCCGAATATTATTGTCGTACGTAATGAAATGCCGGTTTCACAGGATATGAAGGATAAAATTGCCTTATTCTGTGATATAGATGCAAATTCGGTCATTGAATGTATGGATGCCGACACGCTTTATTCGATTCCGCTTGCCCTTCAAGAGCAACATATGGATCAAATTGTTTGTGACCACTTGAAGTTAGTTACTCCTGAAGCAGAAATGACAGAATGGACAGCCCTTGTTGACCGTGTAAAGAATCTTTCTAAAAAAACACGCATTGGTCTTGTTGGGAAATATGTTGAACTTCAGGATGCTTACATCTCTGTTGTCGAAGCTATGAAGCATGCAGGTTATACGTTTGATACGGATGTTGAAATTAAGTGGATTAATGCCGAGCACGTGACGGCTGAAAATGTGGATGAGCTTTTGCGTGATGTCGATGGTATTCTTGTTCCTGGCGGATTTGGCGACCGGGGAATTGAAGGGAAAATCCACGCCACACGCTATGCCCGTGAAACGAAAAGACCGTTCCTTGGCATATGCTTAGGTATGCAATTGGCAACGATTGAGTTTGCGCGCAATGTTCTGGGGTATGAAGGTGCACACTCAACAGAGTTTGATCCAAATACAAAATTTCCAATGATTGATTTACTGCCGGAACAAAAGGACATTGAGGACCTGGGCGGAACATTAAGACTTGGTCTTTATCCATGCCGGATCATTGAAGGAACCAAAGCGTTTGAAGCATATCATGATGAGGTTGTCTACGAGCGTCACCGTCATCGCTATGAGTTCAATAATTTCTATCGTCAAGAGATGGAGAATGCCGGGTTTATTTTCTCTGGTACAAGCCCAGATGGCCGTTTAGTTGAAATCATCGAGCTTAAGGATCACCCATGGTTTGTTGCGTCACAGTTCCATCCGGAATTTGTTTCAAGACCAACCCGTCCGCAGCCGCTTTTCCGCGACTTTATTAAAGCAACGATTCAAAAATAA
- the rpoE gene encoding DNA-directed RNA polymerase subunit delta, whose translation MSLKQFSKEQLKELSLIEMAYEFLVNSKQPIAFNDLVKEIQSAAGVSDKEMKTRIAQLYTDVNIDGRFLSLGDNRWGLRVWYPVDTQEEEVVTVVKPKKKKAKKKAAVVDDFDEIEEEEYDDLDDLDDFADDEDDLLDDDDDDEDDDDLLEDDLIDDIDEDVIEDEAVIDLDEDDDDLDDDLEEELEVEEVEDEEEL comes from the coding sequence TTGAGTTTAAAACAGTTCTCAAAAGAGCAATTAAAGGAATTATCACTCATAGAGATGGCTTACGAATTTTTAGTAAACAGTAAGCAGCCGATTGCCTTTAATGATTTAGTAAAAGAGATTCAATCAGCAGCAGGGGTTTCAGATAAGGAAATGAAAACTAGAATTGCACAATTATACACCGACGTTAATATTGATGGCCGTTTCCTCTCCTTAGGGGATAATCGTTGGGGACTTCGCGTTTGGTATCCAGTGGATACGCAAGAGGAAGAAGTCGTAACGGTTGTAAAACCTAAGAAGAAAAAGGCGAAAAAGAAAGCCGCTGTCGTCGATGATTTCGATGAGATTGAAGAAGAAGAATATGATGATCTTGATGACCTCGATGATTTTGCGGACGATGAAGATGATCTGCTAGACGATGATGATGACGATGAAGACGATGATGATCTTCTTGAAGACGACCTGATTGATGATATTGATGAAGATGTCATTGAAGATGAGGCAGTCATTGATTTAGATGAAGACGATGATGATCTAGACGATGATTTGGAAGAAGAACTGGAAGTAGAAGAAGTAGAGGATGAAGAAGAACTTTAA